One stretch of Paenibacillus sp. AN1007 DNA includes these proteins:
- a CDS encoding ATPase translates to MNSNTEGVIMNIEVIKEFVMQNWLVIVVALIILFFVLNVVKTMLKWAIAIIIIAALLIYSGISIEQIKETVTDVQSSTMDTLKKEATSIMLKEASKATYAAGQNGEFTITSPNVEIKGNTKSDKVDVTFRGISVGEWKLDNETIRTFVEQAQKNKTAPAS, encoded by the coding sequence ATGAACTCTAATACGGAAGGTGTAATCATGAACATAGAAGTGATCAAAGAGTTTGTGATGCAGAACTGGCTGGTGATCGTCGTTGCACTGATCATTTTGTTCTTTGTTCTGAATGTGGTCAAAACGATGTTAAAATGGGCGATTGCTATCATCATTATTGCGGCTCTTCTGATATACAGCGGCATCTCCATTGAACAGATCAAAGAGACCGTCACAGACGTGCAGTCCAGCACGATGGACACACTCAAGAAAGAAGCGACAAGCATCATGCTGAAGGAAGCTTCCAAAGCAACCTATGCGGCGGGGCAAAATGGTGAATTTACGATTACCAGCCCTAACGTGGAGATTAAAGGGAACACGAAGTCTGACAAAGTTGATGTGACGTTCCGCGGGATTTCAGTTGGCGAATGGAAGCTCGACAACGAAACGATCCGAACATTTGTCGAACAGGCACAAAAGAACAAAACAGCACCTGCTTCGTAG
- a CDS encoding penicillin-binding transpeptidase domain-containing protein translates to MFKRLKNKPPNENERVVDKASTARLNMFFFAAFVIFSILIFRLAFVQFVEGPELTYMESTRNTKDIPLAPVRGPIYDATGKVALAYSEPVQSLYVLLYEDYRNDDRRQEAEELAQELADIFKRFNPGDETQPDAEEIVKRLDLNHQKTFGYVPRLVKSDLSTEEIAFFMEKKTEYPGIMVLEENVRRYDPDRVAVQVIGYTREFKRVPTTMKQYQTIMKQSASQRDPGLVYSQDEKVGFDGLELQYQQELRGRSGYQSIDIDSRNLPTGTMELTPPEKGYSLVSTINKEIQLAAQQAITDELRKLPKAITGYAVAMEVDTGNVVAMASMPDYDPNDWDYDKIKYVFRNGTTESFPPNDNKPRHAESVVLLGSVIKPLSVLIGLKEGLFTAGETYPDKGYAVLGKDGRQVKNSHSAYNGNITARRAIEKSSNAFMIDMVGKRLLNQYGGTKAIEKWDEYMKSFGLGVSTGIDLPNEFLGRLEYKEDHESALTRLAFASFGQQAKYTTMQLAQYTTMLANKGKRLEPHLVKEIRDADGNVVKKFKPKVLNEVKFADAHWNEVHKGMVTKVSSFDGFPYDYARKTGTSEQGAGPNKKENGVFIAFAPRENPKLAVAVVVPEGGFGSVSASPIARKIFDAYDEVYGLDGIPKGKKDQKQE, encoded by the coding sequence ATGTTTAAACGATTGAAAAACAAACCGCCGAATGAAAATGAACGTGTGGTTGACAAAGCTTCGACAGCCAGACTGAATATGTTTTTTTTCGCGGCATTTGTGATATTCAGCATCCTTATTTTTCGACTGGCGTTTGTGCAGTTTGTAGAAGGACCTGAACTGACGTATATGGAGTCTACCCGGAATACAAAGGATATACCGCTTGCTCCGGTACGGGGTCCGATCTATGATGCGACCGGCAAGGTGGCGCTTGCTTATTCGGAGCCGGTGCAGTCCCTGTATGTTTTGTTATATGAAGATTATCGCAATGATGATCGCAGGCAGGAAGCCGAGGAGTTGGCACAGGAGCTTGCCGATATATTCAAACGATTCAATCCGGGAGATGAGACGCAGCCGGATGCGGAGGAAATTGTCAAACGGCTGGATCTCAATCATCAGAAGACGTTTGGTTATGTACCAAGACTAGTTAAGTCTGATCTGTCGACCGAGGAAATCGCTTTTTTTATGGAGAAAAAAACGGAGTACCCCGGCATCATGGTTCTGGAAGAAAATGTACGCCGATATGACCCGGATCGGGTTGCCGTACAAGTTATTGGTTACACAAGAGAATTCAAACGTGTTCCAACAACAATGAAGCAGTACCAAACCATTATGAAGCAATCTGCCTCTCAACGTGACCCGGGTCTGGTGTACTCACAGGATGAGAAGGTTGGATTTGACGGTCTGGAACTGCAGTATCAGCAGGAGCTTCGCGGGCGAAGCGGATATCAATCCATTGACATCGATTCCCGGAACCTGCCTACGGGTACGATGGAGTTGACTCCACCGGAGAAGGGATACAGTCTGGTCTCCACGATCAATAAGGAGATTCAACTTGCGGCACAGCAGGCTATTACCGATGAATTGCGGAAACTACCTAAAGCTATCACGGGTTACGCTGTAGCGATGGAAGTGGATACAGGTAATGTCGTAGCGATGGCCAGCATGCCGGATTACGATCCGAATGACTGGGATTATGACAAAATTAAATATGTATTCCGCAACGGGACAACAGAGTCCTTCCCTCCGAATGATAACAAACCGCGTCATGCTGAATCCGTTGTGCTGCTTGGATCGGTTATTAAACCGCTGAGCGTACTCATCGGACTGAAAGAGGGACTGTTCACTGCGGGAGAGACGTACCCTGATAAAGGGTATGCTGTACTTGGCAAAGATGGACGACAAGTGAAAAACTCTCACTCGGCGTATAACGGAAATATTACGGCACGCAGAGCCATCGAAAAATCTTCCAATGCATTTATGATTGATATGGTGGGTAAGCGGTTGTTAAACCAATATGGTGGAACAAAAGCCATTGAAAAATGGGACGAATACATGAAGAGTTTTGGTTTAGGTGTGTCCACAGGCATTGATCTGCCTAATGAATTTCTTGGCCGACTGGAGTATAAGGAAGATCATGAGTCGGCTCTAACACGCCTGGCGTTTGCATCATTTGGCCAGCAGGCGAAATATACGACGATGCAGCTGGCCCAGTACACTACCATGCTTGCGAACAAAGGCAAACGATTGGAGCCTCATCTGGTGAAGGAAATTCGAGATGCAGATGGCAATGTGGTGAAGAAGTTCAAACCAAAAGTGCTTAATGAGGTGAAGTTTGCGGATGCACACTGGAACGAAGTGCATAAGGGCATGGTGACCAAAGTAAGCTCATTCGACGGATTCCCTTATGATTACGCCAGAAAAACGGGAACATCCGAGCAGGGAGCCGGACCGAATAAAAAGGAGAACGGGGTCTTTATTGCCTTTGCTCCGCGGGAGAATCCGAAGCTGGCTGTAGCCGTTGTCGTACCGGAAGGCGGGTTTGGATCGGTCAGTGCTTCACCTATAGCACGTAAAATTTTTGATGCTTACGATGAAGTGTATGGACTGGATGGTATTCCGAAGGGCAAAAAGGACCAGAAGCAGGAGTAG
- a CDS encoding penicillin-binding transpeptidase domain-containing protein → MKKHSNEKDELADKRRFSYRMNVFFFASFVIFSVIIVRLAYLQFVEGPELSQEEASNITKDVPLAPVRGTIYDSTGTVKLAYSKPIQSLYLTLYKNYGDVEGKPNPKIGEVQDMAKRLNEVFEKYKAKDSESLTVDKIIEEMDLNSRKANGFMPRLIKSDLSEGEVAYFLQHKDEFKGIQIIEESVRYYDPDTVAVQSIGYLKKFKSSKTLNKYKEVDEANKTQTDPGLVYTENEFVGFDGLELQYQDKLRGKSGYTSVDVDLRNLPEGVAGTTPPQKGYDLISSINKNVQVKTEQAILDQLSWLHRNPVSGRLHPNATTGFAVAMEVDTGKVVAAASMPDYDTNVWRTGSISNEDYDKIKYIYQNGTIRGFLPSDSRKRAESVVLLGSTIKPLSVLIGLKEGFFTTNTVYNDRGSTTFGGDNRRVQNSSGHVYGPMRPHDAIRHSSNVFMIDEIGKKLYAQYGAKGVGVWDKYMEQFGLGVKTGVDLPNEWPGRKEYLESDETSLTKLVYASFGQQGKYTTMQLAQYTTMLANKGKRMQPQFVKEFRDSEGNVVEKVKPKVLSTAEFSDAYWNEVQRGMATEVSSFGGFPYDFARKTGTSTQSIGGRPVDNGVFIAYAPRNNPKLAVAVMIPEGGFGSSSAAPVARAIFDAYDQEFGLDGIPKKDKNKEADTSTQ, encoded by the coding sequence ATGAAAAAGCATTCCAACGAGAAGGATGAACTTGCGGACAAACGGCGGTTTAGTTACCGGATGAACGTATTTTTCTTTGCTTCTTTTGTCATATTTAGTGTGATTATTGTGCGCTTGGCCTATCTACAGTTTGTAGAAGGTCCCGAGCTCAGTCAGGAGGAAGCGAGCAACATTACAAAGGATGTACCGCTTGCTCCTGTGAGAGGAACGATCTATGATTCGACGGGCACGGTGAAGCTGGCATACTCCAAACCGATCCAGTCCTTGTATCTCACATTGTATAAAAACTACGGGGATGTGGAGGGGAAGCCGAACCCCAAAATTGGCGAAGTTCAGGACATGGCCAAGCGTCTGAATGAAGTCTTCGAAAAGTATAAAGCCAAAGATTCCGAATCTTTGACTGTGGATAAAATCATTGAAGAGATGGACTTGAATTCACGCAAGGCGAACGGTTTTATGCCAAGGCTCATCAAGAGTGATTTGTCCGAAGGAGAGGTGGCTTATTTCCTTCAGCATAAGGATGAATTCAAGGGCATCCAGATCATAGAAGAAAGTGTACGTTACTACGATCCGGACACAGTAGCTGTTCAATCCATTGGTTATTTGAAAAAATTCAAAAGCTCCAAAACATTGAACAAGTATAAAGAAGTGGATGAAGCGAATAAAACACAGACCGATCCAGGCTTGGTGTATACAGAGAATGAGTTTGTCGGATTCGATGGACTTGAGCTTCAGTATCAGGATAAGCTGCGAGGTAAAAGTGGTTATACGTCGGTTGATGTTGATCTGCGCAACCTGCCCGAAGGTGTAGCAGGTACAACACCGCCGCAAAAAGGATACGACCTGATCTCCAGCATCAACAAAAATGTGCAGGTGAAAACCGAGCAGGCGATCCTGGATCAACTGAGCTGGCTTCATCGCAATCCGGTATCAGGCAGACTGCATCCTAATGCAACCACCGGATTTGCCGTTGCCATGGAAGTAGATACAGGTAAAGTAGTGGCAGCTGCCAGCATGCCTGATTATGACACGAATGTGTGGAGAACGGGCAGTATAAGCAATGAAGATTACGATAAAATCAAATATATTTATCAGAACGGTACAATTCGGGGGTTCCTGCCTAGTGATTCTAGAAAAAGGGCTGAATCCGTTGTATTGCTCGGTTCAACGATCAAGCCGCTCAGTGTCCTGATCGGATTAAAAGAAGGATTCTTTACGACTAACACGGTGTATAACGACCGGGGTTCAACCACATTCGGCGGAGACAACCGCCGCGTACAGAACTCTTCGGGTCACGTCTACGGTCCGATGCGTCCACATGATGCCATTCGTCATTCCTCTAACGTATTTATGATCGACGAGATTGGTAAAAAGCTTTATGCCCAATATGGAGCTAAGGGCGTTGGCGTGTGGGATAAGTACATGGAGCAGTTTGGACTCGGTGTGAAAACAGGAGTCGATCTGCCCAATGAATGGCCTGGGCGTAAAGAATATTTAGAAAGCGATGAAACATCCCTCACCAAGCTGGTATATGCCTCCTTTGGACAGCAGGGTAAATATACAACGATGCAGCTGGCACAGTACACAACGATGTTAGCGAACAAAGGAAAACGAATGCAGCCCCAGTTCGTGAAGGAGTTCCGGGATTCAGAAGGTAATGTTGTTGAGAAGGTGAAACCGAAGGTACTCAGCACAGCAGAATTCAGTGATGCATACTGGAATGAGGTACAGCGTGGTATGGCCACCGAGGTTTCTTCCTTTGGCGGTTTCCCTTATGATTTTGCCAGAAAAACAGGTACGTCGACACAGAGTATTGGAGGCAGACCGGTGGATAACGGGGTGTTTATCGCATACGCGCCTCGTAACAATCCGAAGCTGGCTGTTGCTGTCATGATCCCTGAAGGGGGCTTCGGCTCCAGCAGTGCGGCTCCGGTTGCAAGGGCAATCTTTGATGCTTACGATCAAGAGTTCGGCCTGGACGGCATCCCTAAAAAAGATAAAAACAAAGAAGCAGACACGAGTACACAATAA
- a CDS encoding zinc ABC transporter substrate-binding protein translates to MELLKVKMRSIQRGFITLACIVLIIVLTACSSNPGTSGNGKVQVTATTGMIADAAREVGGAYVEVTGLMGPGVDPHLYKASQGDIRKLEQAKVIFYNGLHLEGKMTDILEKMSKSKLVTAVAEKIPTEELHSGQATGGTEYDPHVWFNVKHWMRAAEAVRDTLIEADPEHAEQYKTQAQAYLEKLEALDAEVREKIGQIPESSRVLVTAHDAFGYFGQAYGIKVMGLQGISTAAEYGAKDVSELRDFLVENKIKAVFIESSVPAKAMEAIIAGAAEKGHNVSIGGELFSDAMGAEGTEEGTYIGMVRHNVETIAAALK, encoded by the coding sequence CTGGAATTGTTAAAGGTGAAGATGAGGAGTATTCAACGTGGATTCATTACTCTGGCATGTATTGTGCTGATTATCGTGCTGACAGCTTGTTCAAGCAATCCGGGAACAAGCGGGAATGGGAAAGTGCAGGTCACAGCAACGACAGGAATGATCGCGGATGCAGCAAGAGAGGTAGGCGGAGCATACGTTGAGGTTACCGGCTTGATGGGACCCGGGGTAGACCCGCATCTATACAAGGCATCTCAAGGAGATATCCGCAAACTGGAGCAAGCCAAAGTGATCTTCTACAACGGCCTGCACCTGGAAGGCAAAATGACAGACATTTTAGAGAAAATGTCTAAAAGTAAGCTGGTCACTGCAGTTGCGGAGAAAATTCCGACAGAAGAGCTCCATTCCGGCCAAGCGACAGGTGGAACGGAATATGATCCCCATGTCTGGTTTAACGTTAAGCACTGGATGCGTGCGGCAGAAGCGGTTCGAGACACGCTGATCGAAGCAGATCCGGAACATGCAGAGCAGTATAAGACACAGGCACAAGCATACCTGGAGAAGCTGGAAGCTCTGGATGCGGAAGTGCGGGAGAAAATTGGGCAGATTCCCGAGTCAAGCCGGGTATTGGTTACAGCCCATGATGCATTTGGTTATTTTGGCCAAGCCTACGGGATTAAAGTGATGGGGCTTCAAGGCATCAGTACGGCAGCGGAATACGGTGCCAAGGATGTAAGCGAACTGCGGGATTTTCTGGTGGAGAACAAGATTAAAGCTGTGTTTATCGAATCAAGCGTGCCGGCGAAAGCGATGGAAGCCATCATAGCCGGCGCAGCTGAAAAGGGCCATAACGTAAGTATAGGCGGGGAACTGTTCTCAGATGCCATGGGAGCCGAAGGTACTGAAGAGGGCACCTACATTGGAATGGTGCGCCACAATGTCGAAACCATCGCAGCGGCGCTGAAATAA
- a CDS encoding toprim domain-containing protein, with the protein MPIHVIVEGKNDRSKLKRLVGPEINILCTFGTLNSLKLEALLKQVGYDDVYLFMDNDSSGKKIRGVLRDAFPDAVQMYTRRGYAGVEGTPDEYIISQLEKAGLEEHIRYPDQPSY; encoded by the coding sequence ATGCCTATTCATGTCATTGTTGAAGGTAAGAATGATCGCAGCAAACTTAAACGTCTGGTTGGACCAGAGATCAATATTCTGTGTACGTTTGGAACGCTGAACTCACTCAAACTGGAGGCGCTGCTTAAGCAGGTGGGGTATGATGATGTATATTTGTTCATGGATAATGACAGCTCCGGCAAAAAAATAAGAGGTGTACTGCGGGATGCTTTTCCCGATGCAGTACAAATGTACACAAGACGTGGGTACGCAGGGGTCGAAGGTACACCTGATGAATACATCATTTCCCAATTGGAGAAGGCTGGACTGGAGGAGCATATCCGGTATCCCGACCAACCTTCGTACTAA
- a CDS encoding SCO family protein, which yields MQIIKKYKWTWILLGIALIMAVYLMWNTAFASKEKLPEIREIQSFSMENVDGSTVSLADTQGKVRLFYFYFTSCPDVCPITTFTLSQVQDLLKEDGTFGDKASFVSISFDPKVDTREKIKTFADRFHADYSGWYFLRGDMDQTKKFAKESFQILIEGENQDDFAHMNMIGLVDENNQLRKVYNAFNTEDVQPEAIADDIRRLIKE from the coding sequence ATGCAGATCATTAAGAAATACAAATGGACATGGATATTGCTGGGCATTGCACTGATTATGGCGGTATATTTAATGTGGAACACGGCGTTTGCCAGCAAGGAGAAATTACCCGAGATTCGCGAAATTCAATCGTTCTCAATGGAAAATGTGGACGGGAGTACCGTATCGCTCGCGGATACACAGGGCAAAGTACGATTGTTCTACTTTTATTTTACCAGCTGCCCTGATGTGTGTCCGATTACGACATTTACGCTGTCTCAGGTGCAGGACTTGTTGAAAGAGGATGGAACTTTTGGAGACAAAGCTTCCTTTGTATCCATTTCCTTCGATCCGAAAGTAGATACGAGGGAGAAAATCAAAACGTTTGCTGACCGTTTCCATGCGGATTATTCCGGCTGGTATTTCCTGCGAGGAGATATGGATCAAACGAAAAAGTTCGCCAAAGAATCGTTTCAGATTTTGATTGAAGGAGAGAACCAGGATGATTTTGCCCACATGAATATGATTGGTCTGGTGGATGAGAATAACCAGCTGCGCAAGGTATATAACGCCTTTAATACAGAAGATGTACAGCCGGAAGCCATTGCCGATGACATTCGCAGGTTAATTAAAGAATAA
- a CDS encoding alpha/beta-type small acid-soluble spore protein has translation MAQGSRSSNNLVVPQATAALQQLKMEAAQELGVTIPQDGYYGNYTSRETGSLGGYITKRLVQIAEQSLAGSGK, from the coding sequence ATGGCTCAAGGATCTCGCTCTTCTAACAACTTGGTGGTACCTCAAGCGACAGCAGCCCTGCAGCAGTTGAAAATGGAGGCTGCACAGGAACTGGGTGTAACCATTCCACAAGACGGCTACTATGGTAACTACACTTCCCGTGAGACTGGATCTTTGGGTGGGTACATCACCAAACGTCTGGTACAAATCGCTGAGCAGTCTCTGGCTGGGTCTGGCAAATAA
- a CDS encoding transglutaminase domain-containing protein, translating to MLQTWLDSLKELNGITILLLLIVAASLLQGWSRGASRSAGRLFGFLMDGIMAVIGILLSIGLTLWLAPYVQQWLSAHAAAMPNRELNRWEQLYYTLVTAIADFPLMRFAVLFVLSYGIIRMILGFLSSFLFRRRHSGHEPDKPKGMISRLTGAVIGTVIGSVRGMIVIAVLFMIVSLYPGSMFSRYVEASPIYMQGAKSVIEPLSGTFIKDKLPVFTQAVQKELGGILQRKYEVIDHNIPADIEQAAQEIVKGKTTDEAKARALYDWVGTRIQYDYGKVDDYEQKGIWHEQTPQNTFDTRKGVCIDYARLYAVMARSQGINVRVVTGLGYNGQGGYGPHAWNEVYLSDSGSWVPLDPTWAISGDWFNPPNFADTHVKDQSA from the coding sequence GTGCTGCAAACATGGCTGGACAGCCTCAAGGAGTTAAATGGCATTACCATTTTGCTGCTGCTGATCGTAGCGGCTTCCTTACTGCAGGGATGGTCCAGAGGAGCTTCACGTTCCGCGGGAAGACTCTTTGGTTTCCTTATGGACGGTATTATGGCGGTCATCGGTATTTTATTATCCATCGGATTAACCTTATGGCTTGCGCCATACGTGCAGCAGTGGTTGTCTGCGCATGCCGCAGCTATGCCTAACCGTGAGTTGAACCGATGGGAGCAGTTGTATTATACGCTGGTTACAGCCATTGCAGATTTTCCGCTGATGCGGTTTGCCGTATTATTTGTACTGAGTTATGGCATCATTCGCATGATCCTTGGTTTCTTATCCTCCTTCTTGTTCCGCAGAAGACATTCAGGTCATGAACCAGACAAACCTAAAGGCATGATCAGCCGTCTGACAGGTGCGGTCATTGGTACAGTTATCGGTTCGGTCCGCGGAATGATTGTGATCGCGGTATTGTTCATGATCGTCAGTCTTTATCCGGGCAGCATGTTCAGTCGGTATGTGGAGGCCTCACCGATCTATATGCAGGGAGCCAAATCAGTTATTGAGCCGTTGTCCGGTACGTTCATCAAGGACAAGCTTCCGGTATTTACCCAGGCCGTTCAGAAGGAACTGGGAGGTATTCTGCAGCGGAAGTACGAGGTGATCGATCATAATATTCCGGCAGATATTGAACAGGCTGCGCAGGAGATCGTCAAAGGGAAAACGACGGATGAAGCGAAAGCGAGAGCTCTGTACGATTGGGTAGGTACCCGGATTCAATACGACTACGGGAAAGTAGATGATTACGAACAGAAGGGGATATGGCATGAGCAGACCCCTCAGAATACATTTGATACTCGCAAAGGGGTATGCATCGATTATGCCCGCCTCTATGCGGTGATGGCACGTTCCCAAGGTATTAATGTCAGGGTGGTTACAGGTTTGGGATATAACGGTCAGGGAGGTTACGGCCCTCATGCTTGGAACGAAGTATATTTGAGTGATTCCGGGAGCTGGGTTCCGCTTGATCCAACCTGGGCGATTAGTGGAGACTGGTTTAATCCTCCCAATTTTGCCGACACCCATGTGAAAGATCAGTCCGCTTGA
- a CDS encoding MFS transporter: MKTAIWLYLFLFLAVFDLHAQYPILTPFAISLGAAPTFIGWMMGIYSLTHLPGNLIAGTQIDKHGSRRYIVFSLVGAGIILLLQAHVHTPWQLLALRSISGFVLAFLSPACLALLAQLSTDPVKQGKYMSGHGVVHTLASVVSPAAGAVIVGAMGFSATFSSLGYLLILTGVIALLTMPRGLVRQPQPLTEPAKSATATSSPNELSHTAKDSTKVFLPVSWRYFILPLVIACAQGILFFELPLRGGGHSSMMSTGLLFSIISIGALFTLSMLFLNRYSPKLRLVAGVLLMSLSFFVMAAIPQVSLSIILFVLGMSKGIIFPAMATLFIHLSGGRKLGRIFSLQSIATSIGSFIGPITAGQLRLGVSPYFIAFILLMIGILLLPYYTSRHGASLSSSDAKSILG, translated from the coding sequence GTGAAAACGGCCATCTGGCTATACCTGTTTCTGTTTCTAGCTGTGTTCGATCTGCACGCCCAGTATCCCATTCTGACGCCTTTTGCCATATCGCTCGGTGCAGCTCCAACCTTCATCGGCTGGATGATGGGTATCTATTCCTTAACCCATCTGCCCGGTAATCTGATTGCCGGGACACAGATTGATAAACACGGCAGCCGCCGATATATCGTATTCAGCCTGGTAGGTGCAGGCATCATCCTGCTTCTGCAGGCCCATGTTCATACGCCTTGGCAGCTGCTCGCGCTGCGTTCGATCAGCGGATTTGTACTGGCTTTTCTGTCTCCGGCATGTCTGGCTCTGCTTGCTCAGCTCTCTACAGATCCGGTTAAACAAGGCAAATACATGTCCGGTCACGGCGTTGTGCACACGCTGGCTTCTGTGGTGTCACCGGCCGCAGGTGCAGTTATCGTAGGTGCGATGGGTTTTTCCGCCACCTTCTCCAGTCTCGGCTACCTGCTCATTTTGACAGGTGTCATTGCACTGCTGACGATGCCGCGCGGTCTTGTCCGTCAGCCACAGCCGTTAACGGAACCAGCGAAGTCTGCCACGGCGACGTCCAGCCCGAATGAGCTCAGTCATACAGCCAAAGACTCCACCAAAGTGTTCCTGCCCGTGTCGTGGCGCTATTTCATCCTGCCTCTGGTCATTGCCTGTGCCCAAGGCATTCTGTTCTTTGAACTGCCTCTGCGAGGCGGCGGGCATTCATCCATGATGTCTACCGGACTCTTATTTTCAATCATCAGCATAGGTGCGCTTTTCACACTCAGCATGCTGTTCCTGAACCGTTATTCGCCGAAACTTCGTTTGGTAGCTGGCGTGCTGCTGATGTCCTTAAGCTTTTTTGTTATGGCAGCCATACCGCAGGTTTCGTTATCGATTATCTTATTTGTGCTCGGGATGTCCAAAGGCATCATTTTCCCCGCCATGGCTACTCTCTTTATCCATTTAAGCGGCGGCAGAAAGCTTGGGCGTATTTTCTCGTTACAGTCGATTGCCACCTCTATTGGCTCCTTTATTGGTCCGATTACAGCAGGACAGCTGAGGCTTGGCGTATCCCCTTACTTTATTGCCTTTATTTTGCTAATGATTGGTATTCTGCTGCTGCCATATTATACGTCCAGACATGGTGCATCCCTGTCATCTTCCGATGCCAAAAGCATTCTTGGTTAA
- a CDS encoding metal-dependent hydrolase, giving the protein MDTSTHFVMGIGLAGLAYIDPVVAANPMLAAAVMVGTIVGSQAPDIDTALRFKSNSLYIRNHRGLSHSLPFLLLWILLITGVIGLIFSGVSLGHVALWTAVAVGVHVFTDLFNTYGTQAARPFTERWIAWNIIHIFDPFLFTTHVIAILLWAFDLFAPGPLFTALYILIGVYYIWRTIARALVVRKVRRMDNSPESAKYIVIPTISWSRWHVVKTNKDGSYELGKMDGSELTWSLHATSSTHAAVAASRKAPEVSAFLYFTSYAVAEVEELPSGYKVRWADVRYRHRKQYPFVAVVVMDRNFETIDTYVGWLSDEKMDKKLLSARP; this is encoded by the coding sequence ATGGATACCTCTACACATTTTGTCATGGGCATTGGTCTGGCTGGTCTCGCCTATATTGATCCTGTCGTTGCAGCGAATCCTATGCTCGCAGCCGCAGTCATGGTCGGCACCATTGTCGGTTCCCAGGCGCCCGACATTGATACTGCACTGCGTTTTAAAAGTAATTCACTGTATATTCGGAATCATCGGGGCTTGTCCCACTCCCTGCCGTTTCTGCTGTTATGGATTCTGCTGATTACAGGTGTGATCGGATTGATCTTTTCGGGAGTTTCACTCGGCCATGTAGCCCTTTGGACTGCCGTAGCTGTTGGCGTACATGTTTTCACTGACCTGTTCAATACCTATGGGACCCAGGCTGCAAGACCTTTTACCGAACGCTGGATTGCCTGGAACATCATTCATATTTTTGATCCATTTTTGTTCACAACTCACGTTATTGCTATTTTGTTATGGGCCTTTGACCTGTTTGCGCCCGGCCCACTTTTTACTGCGCTGTACATCCTGATTGGCGTGTATTATATATGGCGCACAATCGCTCGCGCACTGGTGGTTCGAAAGGTCAGACGTATGGATAACAGTCCGGAATCAGCTAAATATATCGTCATTCCAACGATCTCATGGAGCCGCTGGCATGTCGTCAAAACGAATAAGGATGGAAGCTATGAACTCGGCAAAATGGATGGGTCCGAGCTGACCTGGAGTCTCCATGCCACCTCTTCCACCCATGCTGCGGTTGCGGCTTCACGTAAAGCGCCAGAGGTCAGTGCATTTCTCTACTTCACTTCTTATGCTGTGGCAGAGGTAGAGGAACTGCCATCCGGATATAAAGTTCGCTGGGCAGATGTCCGCTATCGACACCGAAAGCAGTATCCTTTTGTCGCTGTAGTCGTCATGGATCGGAACTTTGAAACCATTGATACGTACGTAGGATGGCTGAGTGATGAAAAAATGGATAAAAAACTTTTATCTGCTCGCCCTTGA